The segment attaacagaGATTATTGAACTTGTTTAAGTCAATAAtatgagttttaaatttttttttctcctttaaaaaCACTATTATTACCTGAATATTGTTTTTACAGTTCATAATATAGAACGAACCACTTCTCTATCCAGTGTATAACGAGAAGGAAGGGACAAAATAGCAAAAATGCAGTGCtcccattattattattactttacTGCATGCAGTCTGTTAATTACCATGCTAAACTCTCCTCGACAATGGATGATTGGGTCGAATTTCTTCGTTAAGCAACACACATCACTCTTCAATGTTTACTTCCCATCGTATCATCCAATCCTTTTAACAAAACACAACTCATGAAAAATGACAAGAGACAGAAAGAAAGATCTACTCAAACTACCTTAATTTATCAAAGCAACTCCCAATATTAACCTCTTTTTATGAATTGAGCACTGATGCCGTTGTCCCCTGCAACCAcctctcttattattattattaaaaatatagaatctgagaaaaaccatataaaaattttacaacaagaaaataattaagtattttatccacattaaattttttataaggaaagtttttcaaaaaactaaacataagttcatacataattattaaaaagataaccGTTCATGTTATCATAAAcgtatataatattatttgaagacTATACCATAATCGAATAgctatttaaatattaataggataaatttatttaaattacatcctatatatatatatatatatatatatatatatatatatagtgtcaTTAATATAACTTGTAaggatataatttaaaataaataaagttttgaggaccaaattgggAAAAACTTCATTCATCTACTCCCAAAACATTGTTCATTTATTGTAAATGAATCGGACCCATTGGAGAGATTTGCTTGAGAAATAAACTCCCCAGCAAAAAGAATTACTCATCCATTTACAAGAGAATTATACCACACTTTATCGAATACCTCATGAGAAAGAAGGTTTGAACAGGACGCCATACATTATTGTGAATTTATGCTGCAACTGATCATGCCTGAAAATATACTGTTACTTTTCACAGCAAGAGGGGACAAAGATCCGATACTGAAATCATAAATGGGCTAGTACAATAATTGATGATACTCGTGGAAGAGAGGGGCCACCGATCAAGGAATAGCTAGGACCCACCTCTCTGTAAATGAGAAAAACTCTTCCTCGGGCGCTTTCCGGGGAAAACCATGGCGGTGAATTGAAGATCCCTTCTCCTTCCTAGATCTTACCTACCTTGAGAAATTGCGGTGTCTAAAAAGGCAGTTGGAGCTTGGAGGTGGTAGCTGGTGGAATAATTGCAATCATGGGACATGAATTCTTAGAGAAAGCAATGTTGGAAAAGTAGTTTGACATTTTACATATTTTATGTGAATTTTGGACCGACACTTTTGGCGTGTTATGACTatgtttccttttgtttttaggttATTGAATTTCAAGAACACGTGATTAGTTTCTGTCATTTTAGTGCTGGTTAGATTTGTGATATATTCCTCAACAAGATGCATGGTTCCactggaaagaagaagaagaagaagaagaagaagaagaagaagaagaatgcatGGTCTCAAAGTCTCAAAGTTCCTCAACAGGCACTTAGTGTTATCTCTTTGCTTCCATCCTTCCGGCGAAAAATATTCCTAAACCCGCGCCCATTTAAAAAGCGCCCTTCGGAAGCAACaggaaacaataataaataaataaggaatcAATTGGTCCCTTGCCCCGCTATAGGCTCTTTCTTTGATCGGGAGGCTCAATCATGctccatataatttttttttaaattgtgatagatttttctttttataatgtttttttatttaaaaatatattagaataatatttttttattttttaaaatttatttttaatattaagaaattaaaaaaattaaattataaccaATTTTTATTAGAGCCGCGATACCACATCAAATTTTAATGTCGGTCACTTCTCAAACTAAAGGTCAGGAACCCTGTGGTGAGCTCTGTGTCCATTCCTGAATATTTCGCACAACGCAGCAGATAAGATGCTaatatgtttggtagtgtagtaataattgttttttaaataaattttttatattaaaatatatataaataatactttttaattttaaaaaaattatttttaacatcaacacatcaaaatatataaatcatattaaattttaactaaaaaaataaattttttaagaatatggTATGCATCGCACCGCGttcccaatcaatttaatatcacatcaaaaaaaaatttgcttttaaaaaacatcttccATAATTATGTTTGAGAAACGGAAAATGgtgtttatatttaataatatatatatatataaacttataaataaaaaattattattaacactaattaaatattatatatgagaaattgattttcttaatacaaaaaaaagataaatttacatataaatattttatcgatattatcttttttatatatatatatatgtttttatttattttatcataaaagttaattttagttGCAATCCACGGTGCATTTATATCCATggctcttttagtttttattttattttatttttattttaataaaagtaaTACTAAAAGGGAAAGAGGAAATGCCATGGATGACATGATTGAAGGGTCAAACAGGAATCCAAAGCTTCTTACCAGCCACCGCACTCCACACCGTGCTACGAGTAGAGTTAAAAGTAAATTTGCAATGCAAGAGAAAAAGGTTGTAGAGCTGTGGATatgttaaaacttttaaattaagaactaaaaagacggtgtttgtgttttataaaatgaaattgaaaaatatatgaattgttAAATCATAGAGAAAAAATGGTTACtgctaattaaaaattaagacaGGAAGGTTATCTTCAttgtagagaaaaataaataaacataatagtATTTGATCTAATTAAGTGggtaacttttaaatttttttatttaattgtgaagccataaaaataaatattcataaaaaaaattcaaactaagaaaaaatgtatttttcagtcaaaattctctcttttcattcatgtatttttttaattaaaaacatattttttattagcattATGGTTTATTGAGTGAAAAGTTAAGgcagttaaaataaaaattagaaaaaaatatattgatttaaaatacattctaaaaatatatctctctaatcaaaaacttcattttcatattcatgggtttccttttttcttttaacaaaagcatgaattattttattagaagtattattttttaaattaaaacttatcataatcttaaaagcaagttcaaaaatattataaattaatcatttttatataaaaaaatttaaaatgtgagaaaaatcatataaaaattcacaataaaaaataataaaataaatatttttatccgcATTAAATGTTCATGAGGAAATTTTCTTATCCGCATTAAATGTTCATTTACCAGACTTTCCAACGACCTCTGTACCATTATGTTCCAGTTCTACAAGAGTTGGAAGGAcctaaatgaaaagaaattaaaattggtgATTGAAATGTAAGAAGGCTACAATTTCAaggaattgaaaggaaaaatgaGCTATGAACATTAACGTGAACAGGAAAATGAAGAGAAGAGTTACAGTAAATGAACAATAAAAGCTTCGAAtcttttggtttcttttatatttaatggcCAAACTTTCCGACAACCATTATTccatacattttatttatttattacttatttttattcagaaaaaaaaggagaggaagTGTTTGCATTTACCAGACTTTCCAACCACCTCTATACCATTATGTATTCCAGTTCTACAAgagttttttaagaatatttctcccatttttatttttttggtgatatTTCATTGCACTGGGAAATGTTTTACCAAGTTTAAGGCGTAGCTTTCCTTTAGGCTTTAACAAGCCAATCAGCTGCCATTTGCATTCCTACCCTCATGCTTCACTAGCACCTTGATACTGGAGTTATTTTTGGAGAGGTAGAAATGGTTATATCAAGTTAAAGAGATCCATCTGATCTCTGATGGAACATGGTAAGGCACCATGTATTGCATGCACATGGGAACATGATGCTGCTGTGCTCAAATTGATCCCATGCTCAACTTTCTGTCATTAATTACTATTTCCCTCTGTTTATTTATGCCATATGCTCTGTCCAAGGGAAACAAGGATACTGTAGGTACAAGCAAGAATCATAATAGATTTTGATAGAATTAAGGGCTGCACATGCCTTTTGGTAAGGCTATATCTTAGtctctaaaaataaatcaagtaatTGAAAACTACATCTAGCACATGTATAAAATGTGTAAGCCACAGTGTTTTATATATGAacatatttcttttctaatgATTCTTTGGAAAGGGCTACACTGGAATACAGTTACACGTACAAAATtggtaactaaaaaaataaattaaagaacgAAGAATTTGAAAGGGAAAGAAGGGAAGCGGCTCCTATCTTGAAACTTTTCACTTACCCTCTCCCCCCTATACTTCACTGATCTCGTCATCCCTGcagacacccacattaatcATGACACTTCCTTTCTTCTTTGAGTTCATTACACGGCAGCAGTTTCTTCTTGGAGACTGCGAATTACATGCACAAACAAAGCCACAGTGCCCCCATGTTACTCTTTCTGGATTTATCAAATACAAGTTTAATGGTGCTAGTCACGAAGTAAACAAAATTAGAGCTACTTACTCTATCCCATAAATGAGGATCAGGCTTCTTGAGAACCACAATTGTCTCAATTTTGTCAGGATCGGCCATCTTCCACTTGCATGCAGGATGTGGGACGGAATGCCTGGAATACTCGCTCACAGTTGTGTTAAGtgaagaatcaaatttgacCTTTGACAAGTAAAACACGAAGGGCTTTTGGCAAGGGTTTCGGCTGACTGGACGAGTGTTGAATGCGTATGCTGTGTAATCTGCTTTTCTGTACCAATTCAAGAATGTTCTTGAAGGCATTTCTATCTCGCGGGGTGAAAAGACCCCTCGGAAAATTTGAACTGCAAAGCCCCATGAAACAGAAACGGTCCACCTCTTGGATTTATCATAGCAAATGGATTGCTGCATTAACCCTGCAGAGTCAAGCTTCATTGGCACTGTTAACCATCGAAGGGCTTGAACTCGAGTTGCATTTGGGAAAATGGGCTCAACAACATCAAGATGATGCAACGAGACCAAGGGTGTAACAGGATGCGCTGCAAGGAGTCCAAACAGGTTCCCATACACATCATACTGACAGGCAACACAAAATATTAGACTCACTATTTCAATGGCAAGGATCATACTTCAGAAactaaaaatttcataaaaacatAGAAGGACACTATAAATATAATCGATGCCCCTGAGTGGTTAAGCCCTCTTTCCTGTCAACTAGCTTCATCAGTTGGAGTTCATTCCATATTTTGCAAAACAAATGATACAAGATGTCAAGAACCAAATCAAGCAGCTATTATTGAGCTCCTGATTCAAATAATGAATTTTGTCTCACTAATGACAGTGCTTTGCGTCCAAGCAACCCTTTAAAATTGCATGGAGCACACCATATGCACGCAATTGCCAGCACAATTTGTCCCATATTTTGCCACACAAGAAAAGCCTGAAGTGGTTAAAAAGTTATCTTCTCTTGATATGGcctactattttttataaacttttccTAGATTGCCAGACATCAAAACAAACTGCCTATTGTCCACTATAAGAAATTTGTGCCAACAATATCAAAGATGCCCCATTAGAGGGCATAGCCCACGAACATACTATGCTAATTATGTGGTTCCTTTTACAATCAGCAAATATGTACACCCTATATCAAGACGAGTTTCTCCAGTCTCCCCAGCAAAATCAGCAGAATTTTCTGTCCACTTTCTGGTTAAACGAGTGTGACATACACGAACTCAGAATGCATGCAGGTAGTGATACAGGCATGGTGAGGGGCAAAACTAGGTCCAAGTCCAAAGTACACGCGGGACCCAATCCGACACCTTACAAACTCATCAATGGACAGGACATCTTATTGAGTTACTTAGGGTTGAAACTCAGGACTCGAGAGTTTACGGACCAAATTTGGCACCTAGAATAAAGTGGCCGACCTCACGAGTCACAATTCACAGTTCACAATTCAATGTCCATTAACATCTCCCTGAAATTGCCCGGAATAAAAAGACTTGAAAATGTAAAAAGGGAAAAATCCTGCTGAACAACAATTAGCATTGCCAATGAGCATGTAGCTCAAGCAGTAGGGTCCCCTCCCCCAAGAAGAGGTCTTATGTTCGAGCCTCtcttttgtaataaaaaaaaacagttagcATTAAGTGCGCCATTTAGCTCCATCGCCTAGCTACTTCACGCAACCAATATCGGCCGATATATCGgcaaataatctaaaaacagaAGAATCCAGAGTTCTAAGGCGTCCACCTGCCACTGGGTTTGTATAGTAAACTGGACACTCCCAATTTGTTAACACCATCAAGGCAgagaaatcaaaaccaaaaaacaccAAACAAAACCCACAAAAAGACATCACCTAGAACAGTGAAAAACAGCAAGAAATTCAATTACCTGGTGAAAGCCAACTTCTTTAGTGAGTGGGACACCGAGTTCAGCCATACAAGCCTGCATTCTATCATCAGATCCATAAAGCCCTGGGTATCTCTGTATACATCTATCCTGCATCTTATCAAGAGCTTTCGCTAACGGATAACTAACAGCAAAACCACCTCCACCATAAGCCATtccataagaaaaataaatgttttgcaAATGAGATTCTGATAAGCTTCCAATATAATAATACTGATTATGATCATACTTTCTCAAGATTCTCACAAGATTCTCCGCTATAAAAACAGTGTCATCATCTCCCATGACAAACCACCGCACATTTTTTAGCCCGAGACGCAATGTTTCGGACACGATCCGGGAGATCCTGATTGCAGACCTATGACCCTGTTTGTTTGTGTAAGAAAATCTTGATGTATCACTCGAGATTTTAATTGGTGGCAAATTGTTGTCTTCTCTTCCTTGATTCTTCACTTTGTCGTCTAACCAAACAATGCCTCTCATTTCTTGAGGTTTATACCAAATCTTGATGTAATTTTGTCGCTGTTCCCATAACTTTGCAGACGCTGCAATACCAAAAACTATGTGTTGCAACCCAGTTTCTTGACGGGGTTCGTGATTTTCTCTTCTGTGAATGGCTAGAGAAGTGTGATTTTGACTCAAAGGTAAGGAATTGTTGTGGGGAATTGCAGAAAGATGATGATTTGTAGTGAAGGGCTCATCATTGCAAGCACGTGAAGTTGAAACAAGCTTGAGTGTGTAAACAACATAAGAGACTGAAACAAGGAGGATTAGCCATACCATGAGTTTTGGTAAGGTTCTGGTTTGTGGCCCAGAAATTGGGTTGGCAGACGGATTTCTCATTTGATCCCAGATTATCTTCTCTGGATCTTTCTGGGCATTCAATTTCAtggtttcttgtctttttttccttctcttgcCTCTCTCGCTTTGTAAGAACACTTgtcttgtttttggttttgaggTTGTGAGCTACTTTTTACAGCTAACAAGCAAAAGAAATGTGAGttgaaagattttaaatttaggaGAATCTAGGAGGGTTTTTTGCTAGATTGGGGAGATACAGGTGCATGGGATAGAAAATGGAGCTTGAATCTAGCGAGAAAAGAAATTGAGGGACTTGAATGAATATATAAATCAATGTGAAAACTTAAAACCCAGAAAGAGAAAATGAGGGAAGGCGAAAGAAAGTGAGGTAAAATTTTTGGGAGGTGGGGGAAGGGAATTCAATTACAGCAGAGGAGAGAAGGTAAAGATCGGATTAGACTGAGAGACCATGCAGAGCTGCCAGAGTGCACACTCTCACTCAGTAAAGAGCTACTTTctcaaaaagtttttaaaagtttttatttttttattttaaattaatttattttttataattttagatgttaaaaaataaaaaaatattttaaaaaaaaaaaaattaaaaatttttttttcactgtaatctcaaaaactaattatttatacacatgcTATAtcgcttttatttttatttccgtatatatcatgttttttttaatttaacaatgaCATAATTGGTGAATGGGTTGGGTTTTTGAGAAATTGTTttgtagttgtttttattttttattatatctaataatttttatttttttagaatttttattatttttcttttatttccaagttttatagtttatttaggTTGATATTTGGATTTATCTAATGAGTAAAAGATGAGAaatgttcaataaaaaaaattatggtcttCGTGTAGTAACTCTATTCGACAAATTTTGTGTTacttgtatttattgtttttcttgtattattttCACGTGCGTCAATTAGTATTGAAACTTAACAATTCTTAGTGGTTAATTGTTATGTATTGTTGAATAACTATAGATGGAATAAGTGATTATAGAATAAGACTTGCTTTTGTAGAAGGGACGAGGTGTTTCTCTCATAGAAAAAAGATGTTCAAGAACCAGTGacaaaaaacatgtaaagaTATATTACAAAATTGACATATTAGTTAATGATAATAAAGTTGCAAAGCAAATTGAAGAattgttatatttaaataacagagatgaaagaacaaaaattaaaggaacaTGAGAAAAGTAATCACAAATTCATggctagttttaaaaatatgttttaaaggcATAAACATATCATGCGGTTTCTTTATCGGGATGAGTATTGTTAAGACTTCggtaattttgttttatgatgTGATAAATATGAATTGATATCTTTAATCaacttataatatttattttaatgatggtTGTGTtgataataatatcatatataatgacaataataacGGTGACAAGAGTGGAGTCAATGGGTGGCTAACAGGACCTTggtgcaaaaaatattttttccccaTGCCTCCCCTTTTAATAGTTATAAATTTTAGTTCTAAAATTAGTAAATCTTAACTTTTTCCGGCTCtaaatttttgtttctaatcCCCCCTCCCTTATGCCTAATGTTCTGGTTTTGCCTCTCAATGgtaataatatcattaattgTAACCTCATTGATAACTTAAAGGTTAAAtgcaaataaaacataaaaggtgttaaaaaaaaatattttttaaactacgttaattattttgattacaagcttactattatcacaaatataaatgttttcaaGGATTATACAGATATAACATGTTTCAATAAAGTAAGTTTAAGTTTTGTAATTTACtattttataagtaaattaGAACGAAATAATTTACTAATTGTTGTTAATCGTACAAGTTTTAAGATGAAAAAGActgaaattaatgtttaaaatttttatacatccgaaacattttttttttaaaaggtttgaAAGTCGACTGGAAATCTACAAAATCGAGACAAAGTAATCTAAACTCGAGGGCAAGCCTTTTCAACCCCGGAGGACTAATGCAAGACATACAATGTATTTACAAGGTTTAGTGTACTTAAGTTTTTCAATGCAAGACAGATGCaatgcttttgtttttccttaaacGAGGAAGGCAGTTAAACACTTTGATTGTATTGGATTCGATGATCATGTTGTTGTTTTAAATGTACGGTGTGTAAATGggtatttaggttttttttcccacattattttttcttatttgaaatATACTATTCTCATAAATATACCAATTAAGatgtaaataatttattagatgaattt is part of the Populus nigra chromosome 8, ddPopNigr1.1, whole genome shotgun sequence genome and harbors:
- the LOC133700813 gene encoding uncharacterized protein LOC133700813, with amino-acid sequence MKLNAQKDPEKIIWDQMRNPSANPISGPQTRTLPKLMVWLILLVSVSYVVYTLKLVSTSRACNDEPFTTNHHLSAIPHNNSLPLSQNHTSLAIHRRENHEPRQETGLQHIVFGIAASAKLWEQRQNYIKIWYKPQEMRGIVWLDDKVKNQGREDNNLPPIKISSDTSRFSYTNKQGHRSAIRISRIVSETLRLGLKNVRWFVMGDDDTVFIAENLVRILRKYDHNQYYYIGSLSESHLQNIYFSYGMAYGGGGFAVSYPLAKALDKMQDRCIQRYPGLYGSDDRMQACMAELGVPLTKEVGFHQYDVYGNLFGLLAAHPVTPLVSLHHLDVVEPIFPNATRVQALRWLTVPMKLDSAGLMQQSICYDKSKRWTVSVSWGFAVQIFRGVFSPREIEMPSRTFLNWYRKADYTAYAFNTRPVSRNPCQKPFVFYLSKVKFDSSLNTTVSEYSRHSVPHPACKWKMADPDKIETIVVLKKPDPHLWDRSPRRNCCRVMNSKKKGSVMINVGVCRDDEISEV